CGAATCCGGCACCTGAGCTTGCAACCGTATCCCGGTTCGATGGCAGCAGGGGTGGGCTACGGTCCGAAGTGCACAAAGGGTGCCCACAGGTACGGCTCTGGATGCGACCTGCGGACCTCGCGCATCGCCTCGTGAAGAGCGGACGCGGGATCGAACGCTCTGCCGCGCCGGGCCGCCGCCTGATAGAACTCGGCGGACACGGCCGCGGCGACGCCGTCCCGCACCGTCCACTGTGTTGCGATGACGTGCGGGAAACCCACGGACTGCAGCAGTCCGGCGACATGCGCGTGCTCGTCCGCCAGCGTGAGCTGACCCACCGCTGTCCGGCAGGCCGAGAGGAAGGCGAGCTGCGCCTTGTCCAGGCGCAGTTGACCGAGGTCCGACAGGTCGATCCGCCGGCCGCCGCCGCAGTAGTCATGAGGCAGCAGGTGTGCGCTGTCGGCGACCTCGACGTTCTGCACTCCGTGACCGGCGAAGTGGAACCAGGAGTGCTGCTGAATCGCGACGAGGATCCGCTCCTTCGTCGCCTCCGCACCGAGGAGAAAGGTACTGCCTGGGTGATGTCCGCGGATCTTACTCATCTCGTGTGGCACCTGCGGAAGTTCGGGCGTGCCCGGGGTCTGCGGTGCCGCGACGAGAAGGTCGCCGTCCTCGGGGGCTCTGACGACCGCCGCGCGACCGGCAGCGACTCCCAAGGTGCGCAGGGTGGGGGTGTACGAGGACACGACACGGTCCAGCGCGCCGTCCCCGGCTGACCCGTCGTACAGCGAACGGTGCTCTCCCGCCGCGTGCAGGGGTAGGAAGGACATCATCCCGGTCGGGCACCACCAGACCCTCGGCCATGGCATGCCGTTGGCAGGGGGCCCGGTCAGCCCCAAGGAATCGAGCACCGGCCGCACGGTGGAGTGCCACAGCCAGCGCAGAACGCCAGGTACCGCCACTCGATGTGCCTTGTACCGTTCCTCCGGCCGGCATCCGGGATCCTGTGCCCGCTGCACGGCCCATAGGAACGTGGCAGCCTGGCGGATCAGAGTTGCGTGGCTGAGCCTCGGCAGGGGGACAACGGTCACAGCTCCGCCAGACACGAGCAGCGCATCGCAGCGGTGTCTACTCACATTGACGATGGCAATGGTGCGCCCGCCCGTGGCGAGAAGTCCGCCCGTGCCGGCCGACGCAGGCCGGGCATCAGCAGGCAGCAGCAACCCCCGGCCCCGCTCCAGCAGTTCGACCGCGCGCACCGGGTCTCCCGCACCGATGGCGCAGGCGGCGGCATGGGAGGCGAGGCCGAAGAAGGTACCAAGACCATGTTCCTGGGCGGATCGGCCCTGGGAGGCCGTGACGGCATCGGTGAGCAGGTCGAGCCCTTCGGCATACGCCCGCTGAGCCTGCGCCCATTCGTCGACGTCGGCGAACAGGCCGCCAAGCTGGACGGCGGCGGAGACACGGCTGTAGACCGGGCAACCACCGCGGGCGTCCATGACTGAGCGCAGCAGCGCGACGGCTTCGGCGTCCGGGCCTCGCCGGCCGCTGGGCGCGGAGCGCAGAGAGAGGCAGCGAGCCAGGGCACAGACCACGGTGGGGTAGGAGTGCTGGCCAGGCATGCGATCTCGCTGTGCGGTGCGCAGCAGTTCCTCGGCCTCCTGCAGCGACCGGTCCCCATCCGGCACGGCCTCATGTTCGTCCAGCAGACTCAACGCCAGGTTGAGCGCCGCCAGTTGGTGGGCCTGGTCATCCTTCGCCGTGGAACTGAGGATGTCCCTGAAGATCCGCTGTGCGGTGTACTGCCCGTCCTTCCGGTCCTCTTCGCGCTGCCGGCGCGCCAGCGTGCCGAGGTTGTTGAGCGCGAGAAGGCTGTCAGGACCGGGCGGCAGAGTCTGCAAGGCTTCTTTCATTGCGGTCATGGCCTCGGCGTGCATCTGGTTCCGCCGCGCTGCTGCGACGACGAGTGCGGCCTGCTGCATCAGACCGTTGCCGAGATGCAGCAGTGCCAAGGCCCGCATCCGGCTTCCAGGCGGGGACTGCTCCTCCGCCTGCCGCAGCCGCTCAACGCCGGAGTCCAGGTCTCTTGGGTCACCGGTCGTGTCATAGCACCTGACCAGGATGCGCCCCAGGGTGTCCAGCAAGGCGGGGTTGGCCGTGCCGCCTTCGGCGGAGGAGTCGACGGCACACCGGGCGTGGTCAAGGGCAGCGCGCAGGCAGCTTTCGTCACCGAAGGTTCGGTGGCGTTCGTACAGGGCATCGGCCAGGTCGCCCAAGTACGCGGTGCGGGCAGAGTGCCCCGGCGGCAGCACGCCGACGGCCGCAGCCAGGGCACGCTCCGCGGCGTCGTGGTCGGCCAGGTCGCCCGTGCGCTGGGCACGGAGCATGAGCAGCCGACCGTGACACGCGAGCGCCGAGTGCCGGTCGTCTTCCTCCGGGATCCCGGTCACGGCGTTGGACGCGGAGCGGATCGCCTCGTCCAGTACGACCGGGTCGTGGGTGTACACGTACCAGTCGCTCAGCACGCTGGCGGCCATCGCATGGACAGGCAGTGCGGCCGGGTTGTCCGGTAACACCGTGCGAACGGCCTCCCTGCACAAGTCAGCTGCCTCCCCCAGCAGTCCGAACTCGCCTCCCGCCGATGTGCGGGAGCGCAGCACATCGGCGCGCTGGGTCAATAGCCGAGGGCGCTGGGAGTCGCCTCCCACGATCAGACGCAACGCCTCTGAGCTGGCCTGTTCAGCGGCATCCAGATCCCGCAGGTCCCCAGTCGCCTCGTATCGGTCGAGGCAGGCGGAGCAGAGATTGTGGGCATGCATGTGGCCGGTCAAGTCCCCTGCGGGCGTCGCCTCGACCGCATCCTTGAGAACCGCGACCGCACGTTCCAGCCGCCACATCTGCGTCGGCTCGAAGGCGTACCGGCGGCGCAGCGCACGGCCCAGCAGCCCGAGGACCTCGTGTCTCCTGGCGCTGCCTTCCGGCCATGTCTCGGCTGCATCGGTGAGCATGCCGATCGCCCGGTCGAGCATGAGGGGGTCCCCAGACGTCTCGCTGCCCTCCAGCAGGTGCTCGGCCTCGACCACCGTCTGCGACAGGCGGTGGATGGGGTGGCCAGGGCCGGCCTGTCCGAGGGCGATCAACTGAGCCACATGCGGGGGCAGTTCCCTCGGAAGTACCCCAGCAACCTTGCCGAACAGAGCGAAGGCCAGCTGCGCGTCCTCGCCCGCGATCTCACCGACGGCAAGTGCCCGGTACTGATAGAGCCAGGCCACAGCTGCGACGGCCTCGGGTGTGGGCTGCACGGAAACAGCACTCGCGGCTTCCTGAGATGCCTCGTCCGCCAACACTACGGCTGTATCACCAGCGCGGAACCGGTCCAGTAGCTCCCGTACATGGCGGAGCGCTGCCGCGGGATCGACTTCCCCTGGCTCGGCATGCGAGTCCGGCACAGCCTTCAATCCTCCATGTGCCAGATACCGAAGGGCAGTTCATCGCCGAAGTTCCACAACATGCTGTCAGGTCCGGTCAGCATCTGCTCCAGTTCAGGTATCCAGTCGCGCAGCGCCTGATGTGTCGAAGGGCGCCACGACCACAAGAAGTCGATCATGTCGTCCGGGATCATCTCCAACTTCTGCTCGTCCCCTCCACCCCCACCGAAGCGTTCCATGAAGCGCTCGTGGGCCTGTGTTTCTCCGGTCTGCTGGAACCAGACCACGGCGTTCAAGGTGAGCATCTGCCCGATGTACTCGATGAGCGCGAGCAGATTCTGGGGAGAGGGCTCCTTGCCCACGGCGAACAGGACACCGTGGTAGAAGTCGGGGAACAGCGGGGCGATGTCCCGCGGCTCGCGCATGTGCGACGGCGCGGCTGAGCGAACCCCAGGCCTCCCATCCGGGGCCTGCTCGGGCAACGCGCTCTGCCTCGTCCTGCGAACAGAGCCCACGACGAACCAGGCCACCCCTATGAGAACGAGCACCAGGAAAAACGTCATCATCCCTCCCCCTGCGGCGACCGCTGCCTCACCACTATGGGGCACAACCACTCCACTCTGTGAGCAAGTTCACACAAATGGCTTCCGGCATCGAATCCGGTACGTTCCGGTGGTTTCCCCACCACAGGGAGAATCTCGTTCTTGTTACTGGTAGTCGGTGACGCGGTCGCCGCGCACGTCGCCCAGCGCGACCCGCCGCCCAACGGAAGCGTCTACAGACACCTTGGCTGGACCCCTTTCGGTGTCGCGAGGCGATGGCTTCGGTCACCCCTGACTGGCCACTCCTGCTCTGGATTGGGCGGGCTGTCGGGCGGCCCCTTCCGTGTGGCGGCAGGTCAGCTCGCCTCGGCGCGTTCGGCCTGGGCTTCTTGACTTCTCCTATGTGTTTCGAATCGCGTTCACCAGTCCAGCAACAAGGTTCGCCCGCTCGGCCATGACTTCGATCACCAGGTACTCGTGGTCGGCGTGGGCACCTCCCCCGACTGCTCCAAGGCCATCAAGTGTTGGCACCCCCAGTGCGGCCGTGAAGTTGCCGTCGCTTCCGCCGCCGACCGCCTTGCCTTCGAGG
The Streptomyces lunaelactis genome window above contains:
- a CDS encoding CHAT domain-containing tetratricopeptide repeat protein, with product MQPTPEAVAAVAWLYQYRALAVGEIAGEDAQLAFALFGKVAGVLPRELPPHVAQLIALGQAGPGHPIHRLSQTVVEAEHLLEGSETSGDPLMLDRAIGMLTDAAETWPEGSARRHEVLGLLGRALRRRYAFEPTQMWRLERAVAVLKDAVEATPAGDLTGHMHAHNLCSACLDRYEATGDLRDLDAAEQASSEALRLIVGGDSQRPRLLTQRADVLRSRTSAGGEFGLLGEAADLCREAVRTVLPDNPAALPVHAMAASVLSDWYVYTHDPVVLDEAIRSASNAVTGIPEEDDRHSALACHGRLLMLRAQRTGDLADHDAAERALAAAVGVLPPGHSARTAYLGDLADALYERHRTFGDESCLRAALDHARCAVDSSAEGGTANPALLDTLGRILVRCYDTTGDPRDLDSGVERLRQAEEQSPPGSRMRALALLHLGNGLMQQAALVVAAARRNQMHAEAMTAMKEALQTLPPGPDSLLALNNLGTLARRQREEDRKDGQYTAQRIFRDILSSTAKDDQAHQLAALNLALSLLDEHEAVPDGDRSLQEAEELLRTAQRDRMPGQHSYPTVVCALARCLSLRSAPSGRRGPDAEAVALLRSVMDARGGCPVYSRVSAAVQLGGLFADVDEWAQAQRAYAEGLDLLTDAVTASQGRSAQEHGLGTFFGLASHAAACAIGAGDPVRAVELLERGRGLLLPADARPASAGTGGLLATGGRTIAIVNVSRHRCDALLVSGGAVTVVPLPRLSHATLIRQAATFLWAVQRAQDPGCRPEERYKAHRVAVPGVLRWLWHSTVRPVLDSLGLTGPPANGMPWPRVWWCPTGMMSFLPLHAAGEHRSLYDGSAGDGALDRVVSSYTPTLRTLGVAAGRAAVVRAPEDGDLLVAAPQTPGTPELPQVPHEMSKIRGHHPGSTFLLGAEATKERILVAIQQHSWFHFAGHGVQNVEVADSAHLLPHDYCGGGRRIDLSDLGQLRLDKAQLAFLSACRTAVGQLTLADEHAHVAGLLQSVGFPHVIATQWTVRDGVAAAVSAEFYQAAARRGRAFDPASALHEAMREVRRSHPEPYLWAPFVHFGP